From a region of the Zingiber officinale cultivar Zhangliang chromosome 4B, Zo_v1.1, whole genome shotgun sequence genome:
- the LOC121977696 gene encoding protein gamma response 1-like, whose product MDNDLDRTPMFNDSSEFDDLKFISRLSTILVASIQEVKDRVSQIEFVFCSQLFPGFQMTSRVLQKKIADTRKLAEDEWKEKEQTLLQQVKELQTERQQFQEEVQQLNNALEQTKTRLMSAEQSVDRHELEKEVLSTRLECLMRNEDMHAKLKMQFDQEKSELSEAKKMQKKLSEEIELNNQKLLDEQAKEKDLLTELDKMTAMYKQLKSQYMFAVGKFNHKSGNECYSDRVDVVNNSPRSHLKKRRLQDSEEKEEEVTDIASQVDESKTGSGAHQNPVLHQDVDVFKRSRYGSHTNPAYLDSILPKHDVGTSKLESIACRKKSSSSWRDTRAHETRGGDPHDNFLDTPLEIARNLNKLPFEPAQDLAAPPPQDLDFHNSDDETQDMNAKTIPLEQRNSAGPANKGFRYREPVRKKAERENLEGVECMQCKKFYDAVLPGDDNNLNDKIRRCEHHDGVSRHRYRYAPPSTPEGFWNIGFDSDM is encoded by the exons ATGGATAATGACCTGGATAGGACACCTATGTTTAATGACTCGAGTGAGTTTGATGACTTGAAGTTCATATCTAGACTCAGCACAATTCTGGTGGCCTCCATTCAAGAAGTTAAAGATCGGGTTTCTCAAATAGAATTTGTCTTCTGCAGCCAGCTATTTCCTGGCTTCCAAATGACATCAAGAGTTCTACAGAAAAAAATAGCTGATACCAGGAAACTTGCTGAAGATGAATGGAAGGAAAAAGAACAAACTCTCTTACAACAAGTAAAAGAGCTACAAACTGAAAGGCAACAATTTCAAGAAGAAGTCCAGCAATTGAATAATGCTCTAGAACAAACTAAGACGAGGTTGATGAGTGCTGAACAATCAGTAGACAGACATGAACTAGAGAAGGAAGTTCTTTCGACCAGGCTTGAATGCTTAATGAGGAACGAGGACATGCATGCTAAGCTGAAAATGCAGTTTGATCAGGAAAAAAGTGAATTGTCTGAGGCGAAGAAAATGCAGAAAAAATTATCAGAAGAAATTGAATTGAACAATCAGAAACTGCTGGATGAACAAGCTAAAGAAAAAGATTTGCTTACGGAATTAGATAAAATGACAGCAATGTACAAGCAATTAAAATCACAATATATGTTTGCTGTGGGGAAGTTCAATCACAAATCAGGAAATGAATGCTACTCGGACAGGGTAGATGTGGTGAACAATTCACCGAGGTCTCATCTAAAAAAGAGAAGGCTTCAAG AttctgaagaaaaagaagaggaagtcacTGACATCGCTTCTCAGGTAGACGAATCAAAGACTGGGAGCGGTGCTCATCAAAATCCTGTGCTCCATCAAGATGTTGATGTCTTCAAAAGATCAAGATATGGCTCCCACACTAATCCAGCCTATCTGGACTCCATTTTACCAAAGCATGATGTAGGCACTTCCAAATTAGAATCAATAGCCTGCAGGAAGAAGTCTAGTTCATCCTGGAGAGATACTCGGGCTCATGAAACTCGTGGAGGGGATCCACACGACAACTTTCTTGACACTCCTTTGGAGATTGCAAGAAACTTAAACAAGTTACCTTTTGAACCAGCTCAAGATCTTGCAGCTCCTCCCCCACAAGATTTGGATTTCCACAATTCTGATGATGAAACACAAGATATGAACGCCAAAACTATTCCACTCGAGCAGCGTAACTCTGCTGGTCCAGCAAACAAGGGCTTCCGATACCGTGAACCCGTGAGGAAAAAGGCCGAGCGGGAGAATCTTGAAGGAGTGGAGTGCATGCAATGCAAGAAGTTCTATGATGCAGTTCTTCCAGGCGATGACAATAATCTGAATGACAAGATTAGGCGCTGTGAACATCATGATGGCGTCTCAAGGCATCGTTACAGATATGCTCCTCCATCGACTCCTGAAGGTTTCTGGAATATTGGGTTCGATTCAGATATGTAG